In Bradyrhizobium erythrophlei, a single genomic region encodes these proteins:
- a CDS encoding IS1595 family transposase has protein sequence MARAKQPKPVHQMTVAQFEASFPDENACISYLVARRWPEGVICPRCGNPKVYPLASGHHWQCEQCAVDGYRFSHIAGTIFENTNKPLRDWFHVTHKMLTSKKGVSALQIMREMGFGSYKTAWYMCHRIRTALVEDSDKLGGIVEVDETFVGGLAKNKHKDKRGGGHGTGGGGSGKTPVVGAVSRKGNVVARVIANVQAATLEGFVHEAVSNKVSLLCTDQWVGYRGLDKTYPHATVDHAKGQYVVGAVHTQTIEGFWSIFKRGIVGSFHKVSRKYMPLYVAEFQFRYNNRFNEDIFGTAISGC, from the coding sequence ATGGCCCGCGCCAAACAGCCAAAGCCCGTCCACCAAATGACCGTCGCCCAATTCGAGGCGTCTTTCCCGGACGAAAATGCCTGCATTTCCTATCTGGTCGCGCGGCGCTGGCCGGAAGGCGTCATTTGCCCACGTTGCGGCAATCCCAAAGTCTATCCGCTCGCTTCCGGTCATCACTGGCAATGCGAGCAATGCGCCGTTGACGGCTATCGCTTCTCCCATATCGCCGGGACGATCTTTGAGAACACGAACAAGCCGCTCCGCGACTGGTTTCACGTCACCCACAAAATGCTGACGAGCAAGAAGGGCGTTAGCGCCCTCCAGATCATGCGCGAGATGGGTTTCGGCTCTTACAAAACCGCTTGGTATATGTGCCATCGCATCCGCACGGCGCTTGTCGAGGATTCGGACAAGCTCGGCGGCATCGTTGAGGTTGACGAAACCTTCGTCGGCGGTCTCGCCAAAAACAAGCACAAGGATAAGCGGGGCGGCGGCCACGGCACGGGCGGCGGCGGCTCTGGCAAAACCCCTGTCGTCGGCGCGGTCAGCCGTAAAGGCAATGTCGTGGCCCGCGTTATCGCGAACGTTCAAGCCGCAACATTGGAAGGCTTCGTTCATGAAGCCGTTTCCAACAAGGTTAGCTTGCTCTGCACGGATCAGTGGGTTGGCTACAGAGGTCTCGACAAAACCTACCCACACGCGACCGTTGACCACGCTAAGGGGCAATACGTCGTGGGGGCCGTTCATACCCAAACGATTGAAGGCTTCTGGAGCATCTTCAAGCGCGGGATCGTCGGCTCTTTCCACAAGGTAAGCCGCAAGTACATGCCACTTTACGTTGCGGAGTTCCAATTCCGATACAATAATCGCTTTAACGAAGACATCTTCGGAACGGCGATCAGCGGATGCTAA
- the recA gene encoding recombinase RecA — protein MSVSALRIVEGSSMDKSKALSAALSQIERQFGKGSVMKLGKNDRSMDIETISSGSLGLDIALGVGGLPRGRVVEIYGPESSGKTTLALHTVAEGQKKGGICAFIDAEHALDPVYARKLGVNIDELLISQPDTGEQALEICDTLVRSGAVDVLVVDSVAALVPKAELEGEMGDALPGLQARLMSQALRKLTASINKSNTMVIFINQIRMKIGVMYGSPETTTGGNALKFYASVRLDIRRIGAIKERDEVVGNTTRVKVVKNKLAPPFKQVEFDIMYGEGVSKMGEILDLGVKAGIVEKSGAWFSYDSQRLGQGRENSKAFLKANPDITSKIEVAIRQNSGLIAEQILAGTPERDADGEEPAEE, from the coding sequence ATGTCCGTCTCTGCCCTGCGTATCGTCGAAGGATCCTCCATGGATAAGAGTAAGGCCCTGTCCGCTGCGCTGTCCCAGATCGAGCGTCAGTTCGGCAAGGGCTCGGTGATGAAGCTGGGCAAGAACGACCGCTCGATGGATATCGAGACGATCTCGTCAGGCTCGCTGGGCTTGGACATTGCGCTCGGCGTCGGCGGCCTGCCGAGGGGGCGGGTGGTTGAAATCTACGGGCCGGAATCCTCCGGCAAAACCACGCTGGCGCTGCACACGGTGGCCGAGGGACAGAAAAAGGGCGGGATCTGCGCCTTCATCGATGCCGAACACGCGCTCGACCCGGTCTATGCGCGCAAGCTCGGGGTCAATATCGACGAACTCCTGATCTCGCAGCCCGACACTGGCGAACAGGCGCTCGAAATCTGCGACACGCTGGTGCGCTCCGGCGCGGTCGATGTGCTGGTGGTCGATTCGGTCGCGGCGCTGGTGCCGAAGGCCGAACTCGAAGGCGAGATGGGCGACGCGCTGCCGGGTCTTCAGGCCCGCTTGATGAGCCAGGCGCTGCGCAAGCTCACCGCCTCGATCAACAAGTCCAACACCATGGTGATCTTCATCAACCAGATCCGCATGAAGATCGGCGTGATGTACGGCTCGCCGGAAACCACGACCGGCGGCAATGCGCTGAAATTCTACGCCTCCGTCCGCCTCGACATCCGCCGCATCGGCGCGATCAAGGAGCGCGACGAAGTCGTGGGCAACACCACCCGCGTCAAGGTGGTGAAGAACAAGCTGGCGCCGCCCTTCAAGCAGGTCGAATTCGACATCATGTACGGCGAGGGCGTTTCCAAGATGGGCGAAATCCTCGACCTCGGTGTCAAGGCCGGCATCGTCGAGAAATCCGGCGCCTGGTTCTCGTATGACAGCCAGCGCCTGGGGCAGGGTCGCGAAAATTCGAAAGCGTTCCTCAAGGCCAATCCCGACATCACCAGCAAGATCGAAGTCGCGATCCGCCAGAACTCAGGGCTGATCGCCGAGCAGATCCTGGCCGGCACGCCCGAGCGCGACGCCGACGGCGAGGAGCCGGCGGAAGAGTAA